TAGCAAGATAGTCTTCTCTAGCGCTTTCATCAGCCAGGATACCGATCTCAGACGGCCCTGCGATCATATCAATGTTTACTTCACCATATACAAGCTTCTTTGCTGTTGCTACGAAGATATTACCAGGACCTGTGATCACGTCTACTTTTGGGATCGTCTCAGTTCCGTATGCCATTGCACCGATTGCAGAGGCTCCACCTACTTTGTAAACCTTTGTTACTTTACAAAGGTGACATGCAGCAAGCAATAATTCATTGATTTCATTATCAGGTGTAGGTGTACATACTACGATCTCTTCGACTCCTGCTACTTGTGCAGGAATTACATTCATCAGTAGTGAACTTGGATACGCTGCTTTACCCCCAGGGATATAAAGCCCTGCTCTATCTACTGCGGTTACTTTTTGACCAAGGATTGAACCTGTTTTATCCTCATCCATCCAAGTACTTGGCATAAGTTTTTGGTGATAAGCTTCGATACGGTCATACGCAAGGTGGAGGGCATCACGAAGTTTCGGATCGATCGAATCGTATGCTTTTGCCATAGCTTCAGTGGATACCATCAGCTCTTCATCACTTTGAGGTTCCCATCTGTCAAACTTTGCTATTTGAGCTTTGAGTGCAGTATTTCCTTCTTCTTTGATCTCTTTAAGAAGTCCGTTAACAATACCGGTTACCCCTTCGATGTCCATCTTGCCACGCTCTAACAGCTCGGCAAAATTTGCTTCAAATGTATCATCACTACTGTAAAAAATTTTCACAATATATCCTTATATTTTCTTTCATATCTAGGGAGCATACTTTCATTCCCCAACACTCCACCTTGATGAATGTAGAGTATCGGAGCAGAAAGAACCTCCGGATGTGCCAATAAAACACGCCATCCCAAAGGATCATAAAGCAGATCAAACTCAACTCCCGTTTGTTGTTGTAATTTTAGCCAAATTTTATAATTATCTTTATAAAGCTTGCCAAAATGGTGCTTTTTCTCCAAAGTCAAAATAGTCGGATGATATTGTTCGTTTGCTTCCAGCTCTAAAAACTGACTCTTAAGATATTCACTATCTCCAACACACGGTGTAGTATAAATGATATTAGAAGAGAGGTGCTTTTGTAAGAAAAGTGCTGTTGTACCTGTACCCGAGGGTAAAAAGATATTGAGCTTTTCTATTCCTTTTTCTTTTTGCCACTCCATGATCTCTTCGGCTAAAATACAGATTCCGTACTCTGCTTCTTTTTGTCTACCGCCCTCTTCTATAAACAATACACTACTGTCAAAATCTTCTTTACTTACTATGTTCTGTTCTTTGATAACCATCCCATTTGCAAGTGCTGCTTTATAGTTACCGTGAGGATTTTCTTTTAAATACTCTGCGATATGATCCACATAATACTCAAACTCCCAGCCTCTCATCTTAGCCAGCTCTGAGAGAGAATACATCGCATTGGACTGTGCTGAACCGTAAGAAACTATCTTCTTGATATTTGGAAAATCATGTGTTAGAAAGTAGTAAAATTTTCGTGCTTTATTTCCCGAGAAATCCGGATGAAGGAGGTCATCTCTTTTTAGATAAAAAGAGTGACCTTCAAAAGTAATCGTTTGTAAGGGTGAGGCTATTAATTTCTGTTGATACAATTTAGATCGTCAAATGCTCTTTCAAGTCTTGCAACCATATACTCTTCACCTCTTCTCAACCATTTACGAGGATCATAGTAGTTCTTGTTCGGCTTTTCATCACCTTCAGGGTTACCGATCTGTCCTTGAAGATAGTCATGGTACTCTGCTTCATAATGTCTTACACCATCCCAGAAAGCCCATTGTGTATCGGTATCGATATTCATTTTGATCACCCCATACCCGATCGCTTCACGAATATCAGCTAGTTCTGAACCTGATCCACCATGGAATACAAAGTTTGCCGGCTTTTCACCAGTACCGAACTTCTCTTGGATATATTTTTGAGAATTATCAAGGATCTTTGGAGTCAATACAACATTTCCAGGCTTGTACACGCCATGTACATTACCAAAAGATGCAGCGATCGTGAACTTGTCAGATATCTTACCAAGCTCTTCATATGCATAAGCCACTTCTTCAGGCTGTGTATAGAGAAGTGCATTATCAATATGGGTATTGTCTACACCGTCTTCTTCACCACCGGTTACACCCAATTCAATCTCAAGTGTCATTCCCATTTTAGACATGCGCTCAAGGTATTCTTTACATGTTGCGATATTCTCTTCAAGGGTTTCCTCAGAGAGATCAAGCATATGGGAAGAGTAAAGAGGTACACCATGTTTTTCAAAATGCGCTTCACTTGCATCAAGCAGTGCATCGATCCAAGGAAGAAGTTTTCTAGCTGCATGATCAGTATGCAATACAACAGGAACACCATAAGCCTTTGCAACTGTATGTACATGCTGCGCTCCTGAGATTGCACCTAAAATAGCAGCTTCATCTGATGGAAGTCCTTTACCTGCATAATAGGCTGCTCCACCATTTGAGAACTGTATAATAATCGGAGAGTTCACTTTTTTCGCTGCTTCGATAACTGCATTGACAGACATAGTACTGACAACATTCACTGCAGGGATTGCAAATCCTTCTTCTTTAGCAATCTGAAAAAGTTTAGTAAGATTATCTCCTGTCACGACACCTGCCGGGATCACATCCATTACTCTTGTAGACATTTCATTCCTTCATCAATTATAATCGCCGTATTTTACCCGATTTTTGTAATAATGAGTTTACTTTACTTGAGTGTCACTTTCCCGTTTTCTAAAAGTTCTTTAGTTACCTTATCTTGTGCCAATTGTAACATGATCTCTCTTTTTGCTTCTTCAAATGTCGGTAGTTTAGGCTCTTCTTTCGATTGTTTTTTAGCAGCTTCTTTAACCGCTTTAGTCAATTCATCATAAGCTTTTTTTGCTTCTTCTTCTGTCACTTTAGTAGTTGAAAGCTTTTTCTGCATCCAAAATCTTGAGATTGCAGCGTTCTTTTCCTCAGCACTTAGATCTTTGTGTGCTTGTATCGCAGCTAAGTTCGGTACTGCCATCTCATTGATCAGTGCAAGTCTTTGTTCATTACTTGGCAACTTATCAAAGTCTGTTGCACGTCCTTGTGTTCTTAATGCCAAATATTTGTCTGCTTGTTCTTTGGTAATGTTTTCACCGTTAATTGTTGCAACAACAGCACTGCCAGCTCTACTTTGTTTTTCTTTTTTTGCCAAATTTAGATTATCCAAATTTACCATTGGAGTATCGTCTTTACCTGCTGACATCAACGAATTTTTTAATGGATCAGCTGATAGACCTGATACTGAAAGGAGTATTGCTACGCTCACACCTACTAAATTTTTTTTCATTCTTATTCCTTGTTTTTATTTTTTATCTTCTTTTTTTTCCGGATCAATGATCGTTGCTTTTTTCTTTAGTTCTTTAGCGATCTCTTGGATCTTAGTCGTAAATTGTTTCTGTCTTAATGTAGCAATAATTTGAGGCTTAACATCTTCATAAGCCATAGTTGATGCCTCATTCTTCTTCTCAAGATAGATCACATGATATCCAAAACGTGTTTTCACAGGTTTAGTGGTGATCTTACCTTCTTCCAGTGCCCAGACCGCTTCAGAAAACGCAGGGACCATTTGTCCTTTTTTAA
This is a stretch of genomic DNA from Sulfurovum zhangzhouensis. It encodes these proteins:
- the hisD gene encoding histidinol dehydrogenase; this translates as MKIFYSSDDTFEANFAELLERGKMDIEGVTGIVNGLLKEIKEEGNTALKAQIAKFDRWEPQSDEELMVSTEAMAKAYDSIDPKLRDALHLAYDRIEAYHQKLMPSTWMDEDKTGSILGQKVTAVDRAGLYIPGGKAAYPSSLLMNVIPAQVAGVEEIVVCTPTPDNEINELLLAACHLCKVTKVYKVGGASAIGAMAYGTETIPKVDVITGPGNIFVATAKKLVYGEVNIDMIAGPSEIGILADESAREDYLAIDLLSQAEHDEMASSILITTDSELANKVSDKVEEFLGTLSREAIARKSIEERGAIIVTSSMEEAIDLMNEIAPEHLEVVTKDPMSLLDSIKHAGAIFLGENTPEPVGDYIAGPNHTLPTGGTAKFYSPLSVEHFIKKSSIISMSKEGINAIGEACALIANTEGLTAHEESVRIRLRD
- the fbaA gene encoding class II fructose-bisphosphate aldolase; this translates as MSTRVMDVIPAGVVTGDNLTKLFQIAKEEGFAIPAVNVVSTMSVNAVIEAAKKVNSPIIIQFSNGGAAYYAGKGLPSDEAAILGAISGAQHVHTVAKAYGVPVVLHTDHAARKLLPWIDALLDASEAHFEKHGVPLYSSHMLDLSEETLEENIATCKEYLERMSKMGMTLEIELGVTGGEEDGVDNTHIDNALLYTQPEEVAYAYEELGKISDKFTIAASFGNVHGVYKPGNVVLTPKILDNSQKYIQEKFGTGEKPANFVFHGGSGSELADIREAIGYGVIKMNIDTDTQWAFWDGVRHYEAEYHDYLQGQIGNPEGDEKPNKNYYDPRKWLRRGEEYMVARLERAFDDLNCINRN
- a CDS encoding 1-aminocyclopropane-1-carboxylate deaminase/D-cysteine desulfhydrase produces the protein MYQQKLIASPLQTITFEGHSFYLKRDDLLHPDFSGNKARKFYYFLTHDFPNIKKIVSYGSAQSNAMYSLSELAKMRGWEFEYYVDHIAEYLKENPHGNYKAALANGMVIKEQNIVSKEDFDSSVLFIEEGGRQKEAEYGICILAEEIMEWQKEKGIEKLNIFLPSGTGTTALFLQKHLSSNIIYTTPCVGDSEYLKSQFLELEANEQYHPTILTLEKKHHFGKLYKDNYKIWLKLQQQTGVEFDLLYDPLGWRVLLAHPEVLSAPILYIHQGGVLGNESMLPRYERKYKDIL